A portion of the Cryptomeria japonica chromosome 5, Sugi_1.0, whole genome shotgun sequence genome contains these proteins:
- the LOC131875900 gene encoding uncharacterized protein LOC131875900: MTKDAWDKLNMVYEAKNQNQILNLQSQLHNLEMKNGERLESFLKKIAELRASLQALGEKTEDEILVPIVLWALLSTYKVFLTTLNVTEMTQTFKKLVNILQKEKSISQEPDQNDHAMTTRHNGKKPMKQFNGPPIFGNSSRPPKKCLVCDRVGHDVKNCWYNSFNNGSSNKTHPMKPFQGGKT; encoded by the coding sequence ATGACCAAAGATGCGTGGGACAAGCTTAACATGGTGTATGAGGCAAAGAATCAGAATCAAATCCTAAATTTGCAGAGTCAGCTACACAACCTAGAGATGAAAAATGGAGAACGGTTGGAATCCTTTCTCAAAAAAATTGCAGAGTTGAGAGCCTCACTACAAGCATTGGGTGAAAAGACTGAGGATGAAATTTTGGTTCCTATTGTTCTATGGGCACTACTGTCAACATACAAGGtctttttgacaactttgaatgtcACTGAAATGACCCAGACATTCAAGAAGCTAGTAAATATTCTCCAAAAAGAAAAATCTATCAGCCAAGAACCTGATCAGAATGATCATGCCATGACTACACGTCATAATGGCAAGAAGCCTATGAAGCAGTTTAATGGACCTCCCATATTTGGTAACTCATCCAGACCTCCAAAGAAGTGTCTAGTTTGTGACAGAGTTGGACATGATGTGAAGAATTGTtggtacaactccttcaacaatGGATCTTCCAACAAAACACATCCAATGAAGCCCTTTCAAGGTGGAAAAACATAA
- the LOC131045763 gene encoding GDSL esterase/lipase At5g03610 translates to IHLFAGRGIADKAQALFVFGDSYADTGNKDPYNQSINQPWRKPYGLTWPGFPAGRFSSGKTQTDFWGDILGLPSPIAYELLKSHDCKATAKKIRHGVNFAVGGSAIFQAYGFITVAEQVKQFKKLIGGSQGFYSHKLSQSVVLISAAGNDYEFLASRNGSVEGMIDLVRPVVSGTLDVVKELYESGLRNFAVSNVDRLGCEPQIGKTSCDSKYDDLLALHTRVLRESVESLKSDLGIVHHNFRFGVCI, encoded by the exons attcatttatttgcaggGAGAGGCATTGCTGACAAGGCTCAAGCTCTGTTTGTGTTTGGAGACTCTTACGCCGACACAGGAAATAAAGATCCATACAACCAAAGTATAAACCAGCCATGGAGAAAGCCATACGGTTTGACCTGGCCTGGCTTTCCTGCAGGCAGATTTTCTTCTGGAAAAACCCAGACAGACTTTTGGG GGGATATTTTAGGGCTTCCCTCTCCCATAGCTTATGAGCTACTGAAAAGTCATGACTGTAAAGCAACTGCAAAGAAGATTAGACATGGTGTGAATTTTGCAGTGGGAGGCAGCGCAATATTTCAAGCCTACGGTTTCATAACAGTAGCAGAACAGGTGAAGCAGTTCAAGAAGCTGATAGGAGGAAGTCAGGGGTTCTATTCTCACAAGCTCTCGCAGTCTGTAGTTCTTATCTCTGCGGCTGGCAATGACTACGAATTCCTTGCTAGCAGAAACGGCTCCGTTGAG GGGATGATAGATCTCGTGAGACCTGTGGTAAGCGGGACACTCGACGTTGTGAAAGAGTTGTACGAAAGCGGGCTTAGGAATTTTGCGGTGAGTAATGTCGATCGGTTAGGGTGCGAACCTCAGATCGGCAAAACATCCTGTGATTCAAAGTACGATGACCTTTTAGCTCTTCATACAAGAGTACTGAGGGAGAGCGTAGAAAGCCTCAAATCGGATCTGGGAATTGTCCATCATAATTTTAGATTTGGTGTCTGCATTTAA